A part of Larimichthys crocea isolate SSNF chromosome VII, L_crocea_2.0, whole genome shotgun sequence genomic DNA contains:
- the LOC109140016 gene encoding SPARC-related modular calcium-binding protein 1, protein MMLALTFTCRALLVVLLSESVQTDRTAPFLITENMWPRGCVLDCQRGRHRAVCGTNGRLYKSLCAFQRAQCINTQLRLAPRAHCSDPSQSKCQLARTQALEASTHNSGGHVHPAAAVFVPECHPDGHFLPVQCHNQTGYCWCSTADGKPVSGTSVLHVIPNCTDHINKLAQITDADSAPVQDDTGEAGPTPDPRKPAELTAPPFWVTILMNSDPKGNRSVRRPTDSPQTCERDRASLLSQMRSARQEERFIPECTADGRYSPVQCHAATGYCWCVRVESGRPLPGTSERNHIPDCTGAEEAPADRRYKDKPLPGCPGAQKKQFLQSLVRALQLEAEHAGSLSPSQPSNTPPSSSPSTPVNTPTSSSSILDAVSPAAPEAAESSRPEVVLRWHFSQLDVDSSGVLSEREARPLRQFLRRRLKPRRCAKKFAQYCDRDGDRGLTLEELRVCLGL, encoded by the exons ccttTCCTCATCACAGAGAACATGTGGCCTCGTGGTTGCGTCCTGGACTGCCAGAGGGGGCGCCACAGAGCCGTGTGCGGGACCAATGGCAGGCTGTATAAATCGCTGTGTGCCTTCCAGAGGGCCCAATGCATCAACACACAGCTCCGCCTCGCTCCACGAGCACACTGCTCAG ATCCTAGTCAGTCCAAATGCCAGCTGGCCCGGACTCAAGCCCTGGAGGCCAGCACTCACAACAGTGGCGGCCATGTTCATCCAGCTGCTGCCGTCTTTGTGCCAGAGTGCCATCCGGACGGTCACTTCCTGCCAGTGCAGTGCCACAATCAGACCGGATACTGCTGGTGCTCCACGGCCGACGGCAAACCTGTCAGCGGTACCTCAGTCCTCCACGTGATCCCCAACTGCACAG ATCACATCAACAAGTTGGCTCAGATCACTGATGCAGATTCAGCTCCAGTCCAAG ATGACACTGGTGAAGCAGGTCCGACACCGGACCCCAGGAAACCTGCAG AGCTGACAGCTCCTCCGTTCTGGGTGACCATCCTGATGAACTCTGACCCCAAAGGAAACCGCTCAGTCAGACGACCTACTG acagtCCTCAGACGTGTGAGCGTGATCGAGCGTCGCTGCTCTCTCAGATGCGTTCAGCACGGCAGGAAGAGCGCTTCATCCCAGAATGCACTGCAGACGGCCGCTACAGCCCCGTGCAGTGTCACGCTGCCACAGGTTACTGCTGGTGTGTGAGGGTGGAGAGCGGCAGGCCGCTGCCAGGCACCTCTGAAAG GAATCACATCCCAGACTGCACTGGGGCAGAGGAGGCGCCGGCAGACAGGAGGTACAAGGACAAACCTCTGCCAG GCTGTCCCGGAGCTCAGAAGAAGCAGTTCCTGCAGAGTCTGGTCCGAGCTCTGCAGCTGGAAGCAGAGCATGCTGGAAGTCTGAGTCCCTCCCA ACCCTCAAACACACCTCCCTCCAGCTCTCCATCTACACCTGTCAACACTccgacctcctcctcttcgaTCCTGGACGCTgtctctccagctgctccagagGCTGCAGAGTCCTCCAGGCCAGAGGTGGTACTGCGGTGGCACTTCAGTCAGCTGGACGTTGACTCCAGTGGGGTGCTGAGTGAACGCGAGGCCCGACCTCTTCGTCAGTTTCTGCGACGGAGGCTGAAGCCACGACGGTGTGCTAAGAAGTTCGCTCAGTACTGCGACAGGGACGGAGACCGAGGCCTGACGCTGGAGGAGCTCAGGGTCTGCCTGGGCCTCTGA